A window from Chrysemys picta bellii isolate R12L10 chromosome 2, ASM1138683v2, whole genome shotgun sequence encodes these proteins:
- the LOC101934675 gene encoding transmembrane protein 176B: protein MLRAHGPWPIATQSDLQRGARAAHLGVPGAARRVAGPRPASGVRMPTSVVKVNNMEVSTEGSDKTVININVSQESALAFLVRSVQQARARPGAPASKGLAKGCYRGEPKVLGACQVLLGIVCGAIGVMLSFAPDTQEFWSGSPFWTGALLIISGVFCIVSEKRGTSCWVWLAALLTLASAISATVAVIVGVQDVAWCFNLDEGSNLCDSYPSPSPDSSDSWRQQHCRNEVRRLENLFLGVRLLLLLTMATGLCITFYSFLYGCWALCCRKQAGAEAVESKEPLLASDSILPPDEEKAQEGRNI from the exons ATGCTCCGTGCACACGGTCCGTGGCCCATTGCTACGCAGAGCGATTTACAGCGCGGGGCTCGGGCCGCGCATCTGGGGGTCCCGGGAGCTGCGCGGCGCGTGGCGGGGCCGAGGCCGGCG AGCGGGGTCAGGATGCCGACTAGCGTGGTGAAGGTGAACAACATGGAGGTTTCCACTGAAGGCTCGGACAAGACCGTCATCAACATCAACGTCAGCCAGGAGTCGGCGCTGGCCTTCCTGGTCAGGTCCGTGCAACAGGCAAGGGCCAGGCCTGGGGCACCCGCCAGCAAGGGCCTTGCCAAGGGCTGCTACCGCGGGGAGCCGAAAGTGCTGGGG GCCTGCCAGGTGCTGCTCGGGATTGTGTGCGGGGCCATTGGCGTGATGCTCAGCTTCGCGCCGGACACGCAGGAGTTCTGGTCGGGATCCCCGTTCTGGACAGGCGCTCTG CTCATCATCTCGGGCGTCTTTTGCATTGTGAGCGAGAAGCGTGGCACCAGCTGCTGG GTCTGGCTAGCTGCGTTGCTCACCCTGGCCAGCGCCATCTCGGCCACCGTGGCTGTGATCgtgggggtgcaggatgtggCGTGGTGTTTCAACCTTGACGAAGGCTCCAACCTGTGTGACTCGTACCCATCGCCGTCCCCGGACTCCAGCGACTCCTGGAGGCAGCAGCATTGCAGGAATGAGGTCAGGAGGCTTGAG AACCTGTTCCTGGGcgtgcggctgctgctgctgctcaccatGGCCACCGGCCTCTGCATCACCTTCTACTCCTTCCTCTACGGCTGCTGGGCCCTGTGCTGCAGGAAACAG GCCGGGGCCGAGGCGGTGGAGAGCAAGGAGCCGCTACTGGCCTCTGACTCCATCCTCCCGCCGGACGAGGAGAAAGCCCAGGAGGGCCGGAATatctga